From the Marivivens sp. LCG002 genome, the window CGTTGACGTAATCATGATGGCCCCCAAGGGTCCGGGTCACACCGTGCGCGGCGAATACGTCAAGGGCGGCGGCGTTCCCTGCCTCGTCGCAGTTCACAACGACGCTTCGGGCAAAGCACTCGAAATCGGTCTGTCCTACTGCTCCGCTATCGGTGGCGGCCGCTCGGGCATCATCGAAACCAACTTCCGTGAAGAGTGCGAAACCGACCTCTTCGGCGAACAGGCAGTTCTCTGCGGCGGTCTCGTCGAACTGATCCGTTGTGGCTTCGAAACCCTCGTCGAAGCTGGCTACGCTCCGGAAATGGCTTATTTCGAGTGCCTCCACGAAGTGAAGCTGATCGTTGACCTGATCTATGAAGGCGGCATCGCCAACATGGACTACTCGATCTCGAACACCGCCGAATACGGCCAGTATGTCACCGGCCCGCGCATCCTGCCCTACGAGCAGACCAAAGCCGCGATGAAGGAAGTTCTCGCCGACATCCAGCAGGGCAAGTTCGTTCGCGACTTCATGCTCGAAAACGCTGTTGGCCAGCCGACCCTCAAAGCGTCGCGCCGTGCAAACGACGAGCACCTGATCGAAGCCACTGGTGCCAAGCTCCGCGAAATGATGCCTTGGATCTCCAAGGGCAAGATGGTCGACAAGTCGAAGAACTAATCGACCCGACTTTCGGTTCAAAGAGGCTCCTTCGGGGGCCTCTTTTCTTTTCCACTAGACGATCTTTGGGCGTTTTGATCTAGAGACCCTATGTCGACACAGCCCGCCGCCAGAAACTGGATGTCCATATGTCTTCTCGGAATTATCTGGGGCGGCACATTCATGGTCGTGTCGATCGCGCTCAAGGATTATGGCCCCGTAACCGTCGCATGTGCACGCACGACACTCGGTGCACTTGCCATGACGGGCTTGGCGATTGCTTTGCGGCGTCCGATGCCCGCCAAGAATACATTCGGCCCGCTTCTGGTCATCGGGGCGACCAATACGGCAATGCCCTTTTTGCTTCTAAGTTGGGGACAGCAATATGTGCCTTCGGCATTTGCAGGGATCACGATGGCCGCGCTACCGCTCTTTGTGCTGCCTTTGGCGCATTTCTTCACCGATGAAGCGCTGAACAAGCGCCGCTTGATCGGTGTGCTGATCGGTTTTGTCGGCGCGCTCTGGCTGATCGGTCCCTCCGCGCTTCGCCCAGGCGCTGGTATCGAAGGACTCGCCCAACTTGCCTGTCTCGCTGCCACGCTTTGCTATGCGTGCTCGTCGGTAATGACACGGCGCTGTCCGCCGATTGATCCCGTAGCGATGACCGCAGCAACGCTGGCTGTGGGATCGGCGCTGTTGCTGCCGCTGATGCTCTGGGTCGAGGGGGTTCCGACGTGGCACGGATCGAGTTCGAGCTATGCCATCATATTTCTCGGCTTTGTCCCGACCGCATTCGCAGCGCTCTTGCGCGTAAGCGTTATCCGCTCCGCGGGCACTGTCTTTATGACTTTGGTGAATTATCAGGTGCCCGTTTGGTCGATGCTGTTTGGCACTCTGGTCCTAAACGAAGACCTACCGTTCCGCTTTTACGGAGCACTCGGGCTTATCATGATCGGCCTTGCCACTTCGCAGTGGCAAAGCCTCAAACGCTTGTTCTCTCGTTAGGAGGCGGCAGCCTGCACTTCGGCGACGATCCCGTCGACAACCTGAAGCAACAGCGCCTCATCCTCGCATTCGGCCATCACCCGAACAAGCGGTTCGGTTCCCGATTTACGGATCAGCAATCGCCCCTTGCCGACAAGCGACTTCTCGGCCTCGTCGATCGCTTTCTTGACCATGGCATCATCAAGCGGAGCCTTGCCTTCGCCAAAACGCACGTTCTTGAGAAGCTGGGGAACGCTTATAAAGGTCTTGGACAACTCACTTGCGCGTTTGCCCGTTTCGACCATCGCAGCAAGGAACTGCAAGCCCGCCAAGAGACCATCACCCGTGGTCGCATAATCGGTCATGACGATATGCCCCGACTGCTCGCCGCCGAGGTTATATCCGTTCTTGCGCATTTCTTCGACCACATAGCGGTCGCCGACCTTGGTGCGGACAAGTCCGAGGCCCTGCCCTTCGAGATAGCGCTCCAGTCCGAGGTTCGACATCACCGTCGCAACCAAAGCACCGCCCTTAAGCGTGCCGTTGTCTGCCCAGCGCTTGGCAAGGAGCGCCATGATCTGATCACCATCGGCCACACGCCCATGCTCGTCGAGGATCATCACGCGGTCCGCGTCTCCATCCAGACAGATGCCTACATCCGCACC encodes:
- a CDS encoding DMT family transporter, translating into MSTQPAARNWMSICLLGIIWGGTFMVVSIALKDYGPVTVACARTTLGALAMTGLAIALRRPMPAKNTFGPLLVIGATNTAMPFLLLSWGQQYVPSAFAGITMAALPLFVLPLAHFFTDEALNKRRLIGVLIGFVGALWLIGPSALRPGAGIEGLAQLACLAATLCYACSSVMTRRCPPIDPVAMTAATLAVGSALLLPLMLWVEGVPTWHGSSSSYAIIFLGFVPTAFAALLRVSVIRSAGTVFMTLVNYQVPVWSMLFGTLVLNEDLPFRFYGALGLIMIGLATSQWQSLKRLFSR
- the ilvC gene encoding ketol-acid reductoisomerase, encoding MRVYYDRDCDVNLIKDKKVAILGYGSQGHAHALNLRDSGAKNLVVALREGSPSAKKAEGEGLKVMGIAEAAAWCDVIMFTMPDELQADTYKKYVKDNIKPGAAIAFAHGLNIHFGLIEAPEGVDVIMMAPKGPGHTVRGEYVKGGGVPCLVAVHNDASGKALEIGLSYCSAIGGGRSGIIETNFREECETDLFGEQAVLCGGLVELIRCGFETLVEAGYAPEMAYFECLHEVKLIVDLIYEGGIANMDYSISNTAEYGQYVTGPRILPYEQTKAAMKEVLADIQQGKFVRDFMLENAVGQPTLKASRRANDEHLIEATGAKLREMMPWISKGKMVDKSKN